The Megalobrama amblycephala isolate DHTTF-2021 linkage group LG13, ASM1881202v1, whole genome shotgun sequence genome contains a region encoding:
- the LOC125243774 gene encoding uncharacterized protein LOC125243774 isoform X2 yields MEHANDPLSEPSAPEANLHNEHLSLSDQLSPLEAPLDRIVHGIEATESTDQASGLELKLDLYVPAPPIIEPITPVEETVEHCAFPVATQEDSTQPEAVTEETDQTADVEGLHCENQSSLAESSTDTVTEVECEHASNESGSSDCNAASCVLEETVSSSETPKMCANIKSSTGGTVHNADRKNIPPKKDKFNPLKLDMAKVIPLTSSQLSLQCLECHIIFSDSKSKDRHLKMSHPEEYQQCILGDVLFTCYVCDQHFTSSTELMAHQRTHTGNERFKCPFCSEAFYQSCELTSHKKKVHYSKHGYTCSECDKPFKTFTLLRYHQRVHSAEKPYVCSHKHCGRKFSASKSLQNHLEKHQKEDTKGDQTNTSTTSKKKRTKGTNERKFPCSQCGAVFKTSKSHLLHIKNKHSQVSQCSTVLVPQPKPPGLTITQTANGQPPTLLMETVGPAPQQMDKLDAEQIKRLIEKLGNVQKVNQLVILPLQPQSFGLPHPQPLMQPLHVNFTQSTIQPTQCEQSDTGPSKAEQINLHVSAEMGDLQQNETVLSQEETIISPENSETQVAPVELTQTEVQMQMDEIHLELIPIQSETSVLLDQTPLQDEASQNDLVHELSHTAEEHIPVTQGIAALETNSEPPLIPQPETANSYHVEEDNVPINTVTSEETVTNAETQIQDSTEQSVESDSQVVSEQGDIGKLSEPQELQQIQAQKDQVESEKEPSIVEPQSQPDSLNSVQNNTLIDLPQSSVPKPDQTILQDCPFVKKKLPTKKKRSKKQLANKLETKEASKVCDGQVASTKKVNTSSKVITKKKEKTKNKKLVVRFGPSENKKSSKPKATSKMKQKQNQQISDQDQVHILSQHDNKLNFNQKVQKDKVKGVESPSGVTVKSTGQMNNATDTVLVAPEATQQGKPQKRKMKNKSNLVKKAQSVQEVQQDETLVPVQKKKKQGKTSADDCPKKPKVRKTQNDNYKKNTHKIPKHKVTQTKSKPDVPDLPQIEKQALLLLKGHKQPQLKVHKLDATELEKSPPSKCDKKVLQKTKKASSKSLKVAHQKKAKSVENKLVEYQGEPFSFEMPSVENNHGSASTKPKIVRKRKAPTKIDQEIALSPPYSQLTLGCQDCGKTFSEVSALQEHMAAWHSAGKVAFPDETIVAKKRVMSSSPNEKCISPNVFEIHLATDWDMETEVGEIGGERLSFPALSPSPSLTLASGGVEGRQQEGDKDVEGIVPGPEQPPEKNPLEVCKIPSQMSTPALVKTIMPQELIENASERVSKKEQSNEVGTITENSCTELKDALEEEIKEELPLGVNLVMVGDQNEDENHNTQINNISGVSQENENEVSNPCSQPQESAEVLTHKVLTEPEIKQEEEEVLVRRVDDHKRVMGGHSVKRGKKGVGRNQGKRPVGRRTSTENKSKKDMEGNKDPQECQVLYHMCVLDTPERKNKETDKNGVNASETCQPSSSEEAPEEQVVFELDSVTTSVMDIVNSEDGSFETSEELVRDGSSPGIILEKFLTARERNMENPNTQSQIRRANSKLDTSKVTSAYTSSDMKIEERSSNLAHHSLISSESCSMRGVQMFIVKAEDHLTTNEMLQALQPADPHRVACQDKNRDGTSSDSHVVPMQSYSKQCIFYPVKEEEREHLVEPPHAEQTCLDSGEIAGDVSAEQQRTQGFLEFLSENSDTDDADSIHSEPEAETILMSCYHGIQSNGTVHRKSIERCGPSGRTNMGASPTRHKEPERQLNWKPINYFSQYFSLDTWNEIAVCTRETSKLPKAVTEKEVAQYVGIHIAMGTLKFPSTKLYWEDCTRVPLISDAMSASRFCELTRKLKLVGSGGASTETSSDQQSDESNRDQPGQSNEAHSNENAHNCANSKTDPLWKVMPLIRRVQDGCRALKRNGSYGVDQYPLPFQRHPTHSLLHTIVVSGGGLVVDFNLSADDSNRENVVEKMVSRGKDGNEGMVFLCKPELSTPSMLEHLLEVGVQSAGKVGGARGQIGDEFVSSDGKLKLFRCHHGFILSAVVKEKPRSTSLVSGFERAIKAANLNRDLRSLYRTPCTNSAVSAWPHSVLWDLIDLVLVNAWIQYKQDYSHITDLLSLMAFRLEVAKALILSSGVDAQDSSPPCPPAPKLHGPDTNSRPSQVLETPLPDEHTRYDGFGHWPEQLAEGDEARRCRFGGCERTSRVRCLKCCVFLCISRNHNCFLKFHSRGSS; encoded by the exons ATGGAACATGCTAATGACCCACTCAGTGAGCCATCTGCTCCTGAGGCAAATCTGCACAACGAGCACCTTTCACTTTCAGACCAACTGTCTCCTTTGGAAGCACCATTAGATAGAATTGTACATGGAATAGAGGCTACAGAAAGTACAGATCAAGCCAGTGGTCTTGAGTTGAAACTGGACCTCTATGTCCCAGCACCACCAATAATAGAACCCATAACCCCTGTAGAGGAAACAGTGGAGCACTGTGCTTTTCCTGTGGCAACACAAGAGGACAGCACACAACCTGAAGCCGTTACAGAGGAAACAGATCAAACTGCTGATGTTGAAGGCTTACATTGTGAAAATCAGTCAAGTCTGGCTGAGTCGAGTACAGATACTGTGACAGAAGTGGAATGTGAGCATGCATCCAATGAATCGGGCTCATCAGACTGTAACGCTGCAAGTTGTGTGCTTGAAGAGACTGTAAGCTCCAGTGAAACACCAAAAATGTGTGCCAACATTAAATCATCAACTGGAGGTACAGTACACAATGCCGACAGAAAGAACATCCCTCCAAAGAAGGACAAATTTAACCCTCTGAAACTTGACATGGCCAAAGTAATACCTCTCACCT CATCCCAGCTCTCACTGCAATGCCTAGAATGTCACATCATCTTCAGTGACTCCAAAAGCAAAGATCGGCACCTTAAAATGAGCCACCCTGAAGAGTATcagcagtgcattctgggagatGTCCTCTTTACTTGCTATGTTTGTGATCAGCATTTCACCTCCTCCACAGAGCTCATGGCCCATCAGCGCACACACACTGGTAATGAGCGGTTCAAGTGCCCGTTCTGTAGTGAGGCCTTCTACCAATCCTGTGAGCTAACaagtcacaaaaaaaaagttcactaCAGCAAACATGGATACACCTGCTCAGAGTGTGACAAGCCTTTTAAAACCTTTACTTTGCTCAGATACCACCAACGGGTACACTCAGCGGAAAAGCCGTATGTTTGCTCACACAAACACTGTGGTAGAAAGTTTTCTGCATCCAAGTCTCTTCAGAACCACTtagaaaaacatcaaaaagaAGATACTAAGGGTGACCAGACAAATACTTCAACCACCTCAAAGAAAAAGAGAACTAAAG GAACAAATGAGCGGAAATTCCCATGCTCACAGTGTGGTGCAGTCTTCAAGACTTCCAAATCGCATCTTCTTCACATCAAAAATAAACACTCTCAAGTGTCACAATGTAGTACTGTGTTGGTGCCACAGCCAAAACCACCTGGACTTACTATAACACAGACAGCAAATGGACAACCACCGACTCTGCTCATGGAAACTGTTGGACCGGCACCACAGCAGATGGACAAGCTGGATGCTGAGCAAATTAAAAGACTAATTGAGAAACTTGGAAATGTACAGAAAGTCAATCAGTTGGTTATATTGCCTTTGCAGCCACAAAGCTTTGGGTTACCCCACCCTCAACCATTAATGCAACcattacatgtgaattttactcAATCAACCATTCAGCCAACACAATGTGAGCAATCTGACACTGGCCCATCAAAAGCAGAGCAAATTAACCTCCACGTGTCAGCAGAGATGGGAGATTTGCAACAAAACGAAACTGTTTTGTCACAAGAGGAAACCATTATTTCACCAGAAAACTCAGAGACCCAAGTAGCACCTGTTGAACTGACACAAACAGAGGTTCAAATGCAAATGGATGAAATTCACCTTGAACTTATACCAATACAGTCTGAAACTTCGGTTTTGCTGGATCAAACACCTTTACAGGATGAAGCGTCACAAAATGACTTGGTTCATGAGTTGTCGCATACAGCAGAGGAACATATTCCAGTCACTCAAGGCATTGCAGCTTTGGAAACAAACAGTGAACCACCTTTAATTCCTCAACCTGAAACGGCAAATTCTTATCATGTGGAGGAGGACAATGTGCCGATCAACACAGTAACATCTGAGGAGACCGTTACCAATGCAGAGACACAAATTCAAGATTCAACAGAACAGTCGGTGGAATCAGACTCACAGGTGGTAAGTGAACAGGGTGATATAGGCAAATTAAGTGAGCCTCAAGAACTTCAGCAAATCCAAGCTCAAAAGGACCAAGTTGAGTCAGAGAAAGAACCATCCATTGTGGAACCACAATCTCAACCGGATTCCCTCAACAGTGTGCAGAACAACACCTTAATTGACCTACCACAAAGCTCTGTGCCAAAACCAGACCAGACTATTTTACAGGATTGTCCTTTTGTTAAGAAGAAACTTccaacaaagaaaaaaagatctAAGAAACAATTGGCCAACAAACTTGAGACTAAGGAAGCAAGTAAAGTATGTGATGGCCAGGTAGCATCAACCAAAAAAGTTAATACTTCATCAAAAGTGATTactaagaaaaaagaaaagacgaAGAACAAAAAGCTTGTTGTCAGATTTGGACCAAGCGAGAATAAAAAATCCTCTAAACCGAAGGCAACAtctaaaatgaaacaaaaacagaaccaGCAAATTAGTGATCAAGACCAAGTGCATATTTTATCTCAGCATGACAATAAATTGAATTTTAAccaaaaagtgcaaaaagatAAAGTAAAGGGGGTTGAAAGTCCTTCGGGAGTAACGGTGAAGTCAACAGGTCAAATGAATAATGCAACAGACACTGTTTTGGTGGCACCAGAAGCAACACAACAAGGGAAACCTCAGAAGAGAAAAATGAAGAATAAGAGCAATTTGGTCAAGAAGGCACAGTCTGTCCAGGAGGTTCAACAAGATGAAACACTTGTACctgtgcaaaagaaaaagaagcagGGCAAAACATCTGCAGATGATTGTCCCAAGAAACCCAAGGTTAGAAAGACCCAAAATGATAATTATAAGAAGAATACCCACAAAATACCAAAGCATAAGGTCACACAGACAAAATCCAAACCTGATGTTCCAGACCTGCCTCAAATAGAGAAGCAAGCTCTGCTCTTATTAAAAGGTCACAAGCAGCCTCAGCTGAAGGTACACAAGTTAGATGCTACTGAACTTGAGAAATCACCACCAAGCAAATGTGATAAAAAGGtactgcaaaaaacaaaaaaagcatctAGTAAATCATTGAAGGTAGCACACCAGAAGAAAGCAAAATCAGTTGAAAATAAATTGGTGGAGTATCAAGGAGAGCCCTTTTCTTTTGAAATGCCCTCTGTTGAGAACAACCATGGTTCTGCGTCTACAAAGCCCAAAATTGTACGAAAACGCAAAGCTCCTACAAAAATAGACCAGGAAATTGCATTGAGCCCTCCATATTCTCAACTTACTCTTGGGTGCCAGGACTGTGGGAAGACATTCTCTGAAGTGTCTGCTTTACAGGAACACATGGCAGCCTGGCACTCCGCTGGAAAGGTGGCCTTCCCAGATGAGACAATTGTTGCTAAAAAACGAGTCATGAGCTCTAGTCctaatgaaaaatgtatttcaccTAATGTATTTGAAATTCATCTTGCAACAGACTGGGATATGGAGACTGAGGTTGGGGAGATTGGGGGAGAAAGACTATCATTCCCAGCTTTAAGTCCATCTCCTTCTTTGACACTTGCTTCTGGTGGTGTTGAAGGAAGGCAACAGGAAGGAGACAAAGATGTTGAAGGAATTGTTCCTGGACCTGAGCAACCTCCTGAGAAAAATCCTTTAGAAGTTTGCAAGATCCCTTCACAGATGTCTACCCCAGCCTTAGTCAAAACTATCATGCCACAGGAGCTAATTGAAAATGCTAGTGAGAGAGTGTCAAAAAAAGAACAGAGCAATGAGGTTGGGACCATCACAGAAAATTCTTGCACTGAACTCAAAGATGCATTGGAGGAAGAAATTAAAGAAGAACTGCCCTTAGGGGTTAATTTAGTCATGGTTGGAGACCAAAATGAGGACGAGAATCATAACACTCAGATAAATAACATTTCTGGTGTCTCTCAAGAGAATGAAAATGAAGTAAGCAATCCATGTTCTCAACCTCAAGAGTCTGCTGAAGTATTAACTCATAAAGTTCTTACTGAGCCAGAGATAAAGCAAGAAGAAGAGGAGGTACTTGTACGAAGAGTTGATGATCATAAAAGAGTGATGGGAGGACATTCTGTGAAGAGAGGTAAGAAAGGAGTTGGAAGAAACCAGGGCAAGAGACCGGTTGGAAGAAGAACTAGCacagaaaacaaaagtaaaaaggACATGGAAGGAAATAAGGATCCACAGGAATGCCAAGTGCTCTATCATATGTGTGTACTTGATACTCCAGAGagaaagaacaaagaaacagatAAGAATGGAGTTAATGCCTCTGAAACTTGTCAACCATCGTCTTCTGAGGAGGCTCCTGAGGAACAGGTAGTTTTTGAGTTAGACTCTGTTACCACGAGTGTAATGGACATTGTGAACTCTGAAGATGGATCATTCGAGACATCTGAAGAACTAGTTAGAGACGGCAGCTCTCCTGGAATCATATTGGAAAAATTCTTGACAGCACGTGAGAGAAATATGGAAAATCCAAACACCCAGAGTCAGATTAGACGG GCAAACTCCAAGTTGGATACCAGTAAAGTGACTTCAGCTTACACATCTTCTGACATGAAAATAGAAGAACGTTCTTCAAATTTGGCTCACCACAGTCTGATTTCTTCTGAGAGTTGTTCCATGCGTGGAGTACAGATGTTTATTGTGAAAGCAGAAGACCACTTGACTACGAATGAGATGTTGCAGGCACTCCAGCCTGCAGATCCTCACCGTGTTGCATGCCAAG ATAAGAACAGAGATGGCACCTCTTCAGACTCTCATGTAGTGCCCATGCAGAGCTACAGCAAGCAATGTATATTTTATCCTGTTAAGGAGGAAGAGAGGGAACATTTAGTGGAGCCTCCTCATGCAGAACAGACATGCTTGGATTCGGGGGAGATTGCAG GTGATGTTAGTGCTGAACAGCAAAGAACTCAAGGCTTTCTAGAATTCCTCTCTGAGAATTCAGACACGGATGATGCCGATAGTATCCATTCTGAACCAGAAGCTGAAACTATTCTGATGTCCTGTTACCATGGAATACAGAGTAATGGTACAGTACATCGGAAGAGCATAGAGAGATGTGGTCCAAGTGGCAGAAC AAACATGGGTGCCTCTCCAACAAGACACAAAGAACCAGAGAGGCAGCTCAACTGGAAGCCCATTAACTATTTCAGTCAGTATTTTAGTTTGGACACGTGGAATGAAATTGCTGTCTGCACAAGAGAAACATCAAAACTGCCAAAAGCTGTTACAGAAAAAGAGGTCGCACAGTATGTGGGAATCCACATTGCAATGGGAACTCTGAAG TTTCCCAGCACAAAGCTCTACTGGGAAGACTGCACCCGAGTACCTCTGATCTCCGATGCCATGTCGGCTTCAAGATTCTGCGAGCTCACTCGTAAATTGAAGCTGGTCGGTTCTGGTGGAGCTTCCACGGAGACAAGTAGCGATCAGCAATCTGACGAAAGTAATAGAGACCAGCCAGGACAGAGTAATGAAGCGCACAGTAATGAGAATGCACATAATTGTGCAAACTCAAAGACAGATCCTTTGTGGAAGGTAATGCCATTGATTAGAAGAGTTCAAGACGGTTGTCGGGCATTGAAGCGAAATGGAAGCTATGGGGTCGACCAGTACCCCCTTCCTTTTCAAAGACACCCAACCCATTCTTTACTTCACACAATTGTCGTAAGTGGTGGAGGGTTGGTTGTGGACTTCAACTTGAGTGCAGATGACTCCAATAGAGAAAATGTAGTTGAGAAAATGGTCTCTAGGGGTAAAGACGGAAATGAAGGGATGGTGTTTCTTTGCAAACCAGAGCTTTCCACACCTTCTATGCTAGAGCATCTTTTAGAGGTGGGTGTGCAAAGCGCTGGCAAGGTTGGTGGGGCAAGAGGGCAAATAGGTGACGAGTTTGTGAGCTCAGATGGAAAACTCAAACTTTTCAGATGTCATCATGGCTTTATCCTTTCAGCAGTGGTAAAGGAGAAGCCACGCTCAACATCTCTCGTCAGTGGCTTTGAGCGAGCGATTAAAGCTGCGAATCTTAACCGTGATTTGAGAAGTCTTTATCGTACTCCATGCACAAACTCGGCAGTCAGCGCTTGGCCACATTCTGTTCTCTGGGACTTGATTGATCTGGTGTTGGTAAATGCATGGATACAGTATAAGCAAGATTACAGTCATATTACAGATCTGTTATCACTTATGGCATTTCGTTTGGAGGTGGCCAAAGCACTGATTCTATCCAGTGGCGTTGACGCACAAGACTCATCCCCACCCTGCCCTCCTGCTCCCAAACTACACGGCCCAGATACAAACTCAAGACCTTCTCAGGTTCTTGAGACCCCTTTGCCAGATGAACATACACGATACGATGGCTTTGGCCACTGGCCAGAGCAGCTGGCTGAGGGCGATGAGGCTAGGAGGTGTAGATTCGGAGGCTGTGAGAGAACATCACGCGTGCGTTGTCTCAAATGCTGTGTGTTCCTCTGCATTTCTCGAAACCACAACTGTTTCCTGAAGTTTCACAGTCGGGGGTCTTCATGA